A window of the Motilibacter rhizosphaerae genome harbors these coding sequences:
- a CDS encoding FtsX-like permease family protein, translating to MLALLAPRARVQLPLLAAVLAVVTMGATLLGVSALLLTSTQERALDVAFVRAPAHDRDVTAIATGVHGRDVTAVAAAEDGVVRWALAPLGSSSARRMSTSMRLLDGPTGVRRLGYLSALDALPEHAELTSGHWPRAGGAPGAAIEAVVPQSTARLLHLEPGAQVALGREVGSGDPVPPVTVTVVGTFRPRPDAGWDRDLLVGSGADLAYRDGYSQELSRAYGPFVVAVPDLVASGSTVDRLDVTASPQLGSVTRTRLAAVSGRLAAADARLSAVLGQRPTAERVASELPRTLALGRTQQAATRAVVLVVVLLAIALTAAALGLGGRLVAALRQQETELLAGLGAGRGQLAAVAGAEAAALAVLAALLALPLSALVHAGLTHLPVLADAGLAAGPRTDRSQVLAVVVGAVALAAVLVVPALRPDRGERAATRSTLRGAAARSGVDVLLLALALVGWEQLRDQPTTGSGRTDAVLVLAPALCLVAGAVLVLRLVPPPLHALDRLARRARGLLLPLAAFEAARRPQAAAAALLLALAAAEGTFGLSFGATWLRAQHDQAALRVGTDLSATVLQPPDPGSGAAVLAAAGGTVSPVTARPVIVGGWAGQPGVTPRLVAVDTTRAGALLRGRLDAAGGWAAVGRRLAPDRPVRGIALDSGTSTLTGSAGPGVDLVATPSLLVQDALGVRAAAEAAPVRLDGRPHPVVLRDPLPPGLHLVGVDLMVDAADPSAPVQVPSSLVHITLRVSGSSPAETWAAVPVGGEGALLSSPDVSRSGSTLSADAAVAVPGLPYGTAELLLTAFPRPTTVPVALSRRLADGTGTQVGSGLTVTVGTTAVTVRVAAVVPDVPSQPGGVTLLADADLLSRSLLSAGDLTPAVDAWWIGSPTQDGAAQRLRALATGEVSSRPEVDTGLVRGPLRIELPAALGMLLAAAALLALAGTALHVTSDLQDRAVEVARLRGLGLPRRTVLAGLLLQHGAVLALLVALGAVVGAVSSWAVAPRLVRSDVGGAPVPGVLRQWPWLAEVGLLAALLLGCLAVTAAVVAVQVRRADSAHLRVAS from the coding sequence GTGCTCGCTCTGCTGGCGCCGCGGGCGCGGGTGCAGCTGCCCCTGCTCGCCGCCGTGCTCGCCGTCGTGACGATGGGCGCGACGCTGCTCGGGGTCAGCGCGCTGCTCCTCACCTCGACGCAGGAGCGCGCGCTCGACGTCGCCTTCGTCCGCGCGCCGGCGCACGACCGCGACGTGACGGCGATCGCGACCGGCGTGCACGGCCGTGACGTGACGGCGGTCGCCGCGGCCGAGGACGGCGTCGTGCGCTGGGCGCTGGCCCCCCTCGGCTCCAGCAGCGCGCGGCGCATGTCGACCTCCATGCGGCTGCTGGACGGGCCGACCGGCGTACGCCGCCTGGGCTACCTCTCCGCCCTCGACGCGCTGCCGGAGCACGCCGAGCTCACCTCCGGCCACTGGCCGCGGGCGGGCGGTGCCCCAGGAGCTGCCATCGAGGCCGTCGTCCCGCAGAGCACCGCACGGCTGCTCCACCTCGAGCCCGGCGCGCAGGTCGCGCTCGGCCGCGAGGTGGGCAGCGGCGACCCCGTGCCGCCGGTGACGGTGACGGTCGTCGGGACGTTCCGGCCGCGTCCCGACGCGGGCTGGGACCGCGACCTGCTGGTCGGCTCCGGCGCGGACCTGGCCTACCGCGACGGGTACAGCCAGGAGCTCTCCCGGGCCTACGGCCCCTTCGTCGTCGCGGTCCCCGACCTCGTCGCCAGCGGGTCCACGGTGGACCGGCTCGACGTCACGGCCTCGCCGCAGCTCGGCAGCGTCACCCGCACCCGGCTCGCGGCCGTCTCGGGCCGGCTGGCCGCAGCCGACGCCCGGCTCAGCGCCGTGCTCGGGCAGCGCCCCACCGCCGAGCGCGTGGCCTCCGAGCTGCCGCGGACGCTGGCCCTCGGCCGCACCCAGCAGGCCGCGACGCGGGCCGTCGTGCTCGTCGTGGTCCTGCTCGCGATCGCGCTCACCGCCGCGGCGCTCGGGCTCGGCGGCCGGCTGGTCGCAGCGCTCCGGCAGCAGGAGACCGAGCTGCTCGCCGGCCTGGGCGCGGGGCGCGGCCAGCTCGCCGCCGTGGCGGGCGCGGAGGCCGCGGCGCTCGCCGTCCTCGCTGCGCTGCTCGCCCTCCCCCTCTCCGCCCTGGTGCACGCCGGCCTCACCCACCTGCCCGTCCTCGCCGACGCGGGCCTCGCCGCCGGTCCGCGGACCGACCGCTCGCAGGTCCTCGCGGTGGTCGTGGGTGCTGTGGCGCTGGCAGCCGTCCTCGTCGTGCCGGCGCTGCGCCCCGACCGGGGGGAGCGTGCCGCGACCCGCTCGACCCTGCGCGGTGCGGCCGCGCGCTCCGGTGTCGACGTGCTGCTCCTCGCCCTCGCGCTGGTGGGGTGGGAGCAGCTGCGCGACCAGCCCACGACGGGGTCGGGCCGCACGGACGCCGTCCTGGTGCTCGCGCCGGCCCTCTGCCTCGTCGCCGGGGCGGTGCTCGTGCTGCGGCTGGTGCCCCCGCCGCTGCACGCGCTCGACCGGCTGGCCCGCCGGGCCCGCGGGCTGCTCCTCCCGCTCGCGGCGTTCGAGGCGGCCCGCCGCCCGCAGGCCGCCGCGGCCGCGCTGCTCCTCGCGCTGGCGGCCGCGGAGGGCACCTTCGGGCTGTCGTTCGGCGCGACCTGGCTGCGGGCGCAGCACGACCAGGCCGCCCTGCGCGTCGGCACCGACCTCTCCGCCACCGTCCTCCAGCCGCCGGACCCCGGCTCGGGGGCGGCCGTGCTCGCCGCCGCCGGCGGGACCGTCTCTCCCGTGACGGCCCGGCCCGTGATCGTCGGAGGATGGGCCGGCCAGCCGGGCGTCACGCCGCGGCTCGTCGCCGTGGACACCACGCGTGCCGGGGCGCTGCTCCGCGGTCGGCTCGACGCCGCCGGCGGCTGGGCGGCGGTCGGCCGGCGGCTGGCGCCCGACCGCCCCGTACGCGGCATCGCCCTGGACTCCGGCACCTCCACGCTCACCGGCAGCGCGGGCCCCGGCGTCGACCTCGTCGCCACCCCGTCGCTGCTCGTGCAGGACGCCCTCGGCGTGCGCGCGGCGGCCGAGGCCGCGCCCGTGCGCCTCGACGGGCGTCCGCACCCGGTCGTCCTGCGCGACCCGCTGCCCCCGGGACTGCACCTCGTCGGGGTCGACCTCATGGTCGACGCCGCCGACCCGTCCGCGCCCGTCCAGGTCCCGAGCAGCCTCGTCCACATCACCCTGCGGGTCTCCGGCAGCTCCCCGGCCGAGACGTGGGCGGCCGTCCCCGTGGGCGGCGAGGGCGCGCTGCTGAGCTCGCCGGACGTGTCGCGCAGCGGCAGCACGCTCAGCGCCGACGCGGCGGTGGCGGTGCCCGGCCTGCCGTACGGCACGGCGGAGCTCCTGCTCACGGCGTTCCCGCGCCCGACGACCGTGCCGGTCGCCCTGTCGCGCAGGCTCGCGGACGGCACCGGCACGCAGGTCGGGTCGGGGCTGACCGTCACGGTGGGCACGACCGCCGTGACCGTGCGCGTCGCCGCCGTCGTCCCCGACGTGCCCTCCCAGCCGGGCGGCGTCACGCTGCTCGCGGACGCCGACCTGCTCTCCCGCTCCCTGCTGAGCGCCGGCGACCTCACGCCCGCGGTGGACGCCTGGTGGATCGGGTCCCCCACCCAGGACGGCGCGGCGCAGCGGCTGCGCGCGCTCGCCACCGGCGAGGTGAGCAGCCGCCCCGAGGTGGACACGGGCCTGGTCCGGGGACCGCTGCGCATCGAGCTGCCGGCGGCGCTGGGGATGCTGCTCGCGGCCGCGGCGCTGCTCGCGCTCGCCGGCACCGCGCTGCACGTCACCTCTGACCTGCAGGACCGCGCGGTCGAGGTCGCCCGGCTGCGCGGGCTGGGGCTCCCGCGCCGCACCGTGCTCGCCGGGCTGCTGCTCCAGCACGGGGCCGTCCTCGCGCTGCTCGTCGCGCTCGGGGCGGTCGTCGGCGCCGTCTCCTCGTGGGCCGTGGCGCCGCGGCTCGTCCGCTCGGACGTCGGCGGGGCACCCGTCCCCGGGGTGCTCCGGCAGTGGCCGTGGCTGGCAGAGGTCGGCCTGCTCGCCGCGCTCCTCCTGGGCTGCCTGGCCGTGACGGCGGCGGTCGTCGCGGTCCAGGTCCGCCGGGCGGACAGCGCCCACCTGCGGGTGGCGTCATGA
- a CDS encoding ABC transporter ATP-binding protein: MVSVRGVRRSFGTGAATVHALQDVTFDVAAGTMVALVGRSGSGKTTLLNVVGGLDKPDAGSVVVDGTEVTTLDEDGLSRLRRESVSYVFQTFGLIPVLSAAENIGVPLRMARTPVAERERRVALLLDLVGLSEHAEQRPGELSGGQQQRVAVARALAASPRLLVADEPTGQLDPETGLEIMALLRGVVESEGVTALVATHDPVMMALADRVVRISDGRTTG; the protein is encoded by the coding sequence ATGGTCTCCGTCCGCGGCGTCCGCCGCAGCTTCGGCACGGGCGCCGCGACGGTGCACGCGCTGCAGGACGTGACGTTCGACGTCGCCGCCGGCACGATGGTCGCCCTCGTCGGCCGCTCGGGGTCGGGGAAGACCACCCTGCTCAACGTCGTCGGCGGCCTCGACAAGCCGGACGCCGGCAGCGTCGTCGTCGACGGCACCGAGGTCACGACCCTCGACGAGGACGGGCTGAGCCGGCTGCGCCGCGAGTCGGTCTCCTACGTCTTCCAGACCTTCGGGCTCATCCCGGTGCTCTCGGCTGCGGAGAACATCGGGGTCCCGCTGCGCATGGCGCGTACGCCGGTGGCCGAGCGCGAGCGCCGCGTCGCCCTGCTGCTCGACCTCGTCGGGCTCAGTGAGCACGCGGAGCAGCGGCCGGGGGAGCTCTCCGGCGGGCAGCAGCAGCGCGTGGCCGTCGCCCGCGCGCTGGCGGCCTCGCCGCGGCTGCTCGTCGCCGACGAGCCGACGGGGCAGCTCGACCCGGAGACCGGGCTGGAGATCATGGCCCTGCTGCGCGGCGTGGTCGAGTCCGAGGGGGTCACCGCGCTCGTGGCGACCCACGACCCCGTGATGATGGCGCTCGCCGACCGGGTCGTCCGCATCTCCGACGGCCGGACCACGGGCTAG
- a CDS encoding CBM35 domain-containing protein — translation MAHPRHARRRRAALLALATAASAAAAVAPSTVAEAAPPAASRSAVVSGSARFEVLSPTLVRTEYAGDAKFVDAATFNAIGRDTFRSPAFTTTTQDGWLVLDTGALTLRYKVDSGAFTDQNLVVRLKAGPQQVEGHPWSGHTTAVCGFGVLCEGEDLTLQGFGTATDHTGFTGTGFAAGFEGQGNSLSFQVTPPAAGNYVLDLRYANGLSTARTLTLSVDGSSARQVPLPPTGGWDSWSVLPFDLQLAAGPHTVTLAHTAADTGQLNVDSLAVLPTGASYPEPVSLCTFGALCEAESLGLHGRMHLATDHAGYTGKGFAAGFEGVGDDITFSVDAAAAGDYQLTARYARGFSGRR, via the coding sequence ATGGCCCACCCCCGACACGCGCGCCGGAGGCGCGCAGCGCTGCTCGCGCTCGCGACCGCGGCGTCCGCGGCCGCTGCGGTCGCCCCCTCCACGGTCGCGGAGGCTGCCCCGCCCGCCGCGAGCAGGAGCGCCGTGGTCTCCGGCAGCGCACGCTTCGAGGTGCTCTCCCCGACGCTCGTGCGCACGGAGTACGCCGGCGATGCGAAGTTCGTGGACGCAGCGACGTTCAACGCGATCGGGCGGGACACGTTCCGCAGCCCGGCGTTCACGACGACCACGCAGGACGGCTGGCTCGTCCTCGACACCGGCGCGCTGACGCTGCGCTACAAGGTCGACTCGGGCGCGTTCACCGACCAGAACCTCGTCGTCCGGCTGAAGGCGGGCCCGCAGCAGGTCGAGGGCCACCCCTGGTCCGGCCACACCACGGCCGTCTGCGGCTTCGGGGTCCTCTGCGAGGGCGAGGACCTGACCCTGCAGGGCTTCGGCACGGCGACGGACCACACCGGGTTCACCGGCACCGGGTTCGCGGCCGGGTTCGAGGGCCAGGGCAACTCCCTGTCGTTCCAGGTGACGCCCCCGGCCGCAGGCAACTACGTGCTGGATCTGCGCTACGCCAACGGGCTCTCCACGGCGCGCACCCTGACGCTGAGCGTCGACGGGAGCTCCGCGCGGCAGGTGCCGCTGCCCCCCACTGGCGGGTGGGACTCGTGGTCCGTGCTCCCGTTCGACCTGCAGCTGGCGGCCGGCCCCCACACGGTGACGCTCGCGCACACGGCGGCGGACACCGGGCAGCTCAACGTCGACAGCCTCGCCGTGCTGCCGACCGGCGCGTCCTACCCGGAGCCCGTGTCGCTGTGCACCTTCGGCGCGCTGTGCGAGGCCGAGTCCCTCGGGCTGCACGGCCGCATGCACCTCGCCACGGACCACGCCGGCTACACCGGCAAGGGCTTCGCGGCCGGCTTCGAGGGCGTCGGTGACGACATCACGTTCTCCGTCGACGCCGCGGCGGCCGGCGACTACCAGCTGACCGCTCGCTACGCACGGGGCTTCAGCGGCCGCCGGTGA
- a CDS encoding TIM-barrel domain-containing protein, with the protein MTLAVDGGASTTLPLPSSGSWDTWATSSAPVHLAAGRNTLHLVRGASDPGNVNIDSLAVGSVGSGLPAPAATRGADCSYGTVCEAESGGLSGGSRVAKDHNDYSGSGFVAGLDVRDAATTVHVVGVPAAGTYDLQVRYAAAAGATAASVTTGAGAATALALPATSSWDSWRTVSTPVTLPAGDSDVSLACPADGGCVANVDTLAVTAQGAPLLAPHAPLGGYRRALDGFDGGASHGNPTLTPGLLYQDGWSLLDDTASAVYDPAKRAVTPRAPHAGGYQDGYVFGYGQQYEQGLQDLATLTGPSKLLPRWAYGVWFSQYLDRTAADYQKLVQTFRDQGVPLDVLVIDTDFKALNDWDGWEIDKAKFPDPQAFFAWAKSQGLKTSLNIHPSIASTDPQFPQAMATAKGKLTQHTSGCNGGASVCYTFDFGDPDQLKAFMQLHDQMSQQGADFWWLDWCCDASESNLDGVTGDAWINQQYADYTTPDLGRGFAFSRAFGSLQAGGYSNPVPVPTGPWADKRTTLPFTGDTASTWGTLAAEVGFTSGESASTGLSPISHDIGGHNRGEQYGIPGSDVVNGRRTTKLPDDLYARWVQFGTFQPIDRLHSDHGDRLPWQYPGAAGASASKFLNLREALVPYTYTLARQAEATGVPVVRPTYLEYPGEQEAYATAGGEYLYGSDVLVAPVTTPGTTATTHVWFPTGSSWTDWFTGKTYAGGTSAEITTGLDTMPVFVKAGGIVTTRTAAVTNDVQNPLTAVTLTVAPGAQGTTTLFEDDGTTTDRRQSATTEIHYVESAHKGTLKVRAANGSFAGQVGSRTWTVRFLDVPQPQTVTIDDVPAPAGSWSWDAQTRTLSVTAPARSTSSGLVVGYR; encoded by the coding sequence GTGACGCTGGCGGTCGACGGCGGCGCGAGCACGACGCTGCCGCTGCCGTCCAGCGGCAGCTGGGACACCTGGGCCACCTCCAGCGCGCCGGTCCACCTGGCCGCAGGCAGGAACACCCTGCACCTCGTGCGCGGGGCGTCCGACCCCGGCAACGTCAACATCGACAGCCTGGCCGTCGGCTCGGTCGGCTCGGGCCTGCCCGCACCCGCCGCGACCCGCGGCGCGGACTGCTCCTACGGCACCGTCTGCGAGGCGGAGTCGGGCGGCCTGTCCGGCGGCTCGCGCGTGGCCAAGGACCACAACGACTACTCGGGCAGTGGCTTCGTCGCCGGGCTCGACGTCCGCGACGCCGCCACGACCGTCCACGTCGTCGGCGTACCGGCTGCGGGGACGTACGACCTGCAGGTGCGCTACGCCGCTGCCGCCGGCGCGACCGCGGCGAGCGTCACCACCGGCGCCGGCGCTGCCACCGCCCTCGCGCTGCCGGCGACGAGCAGCTGGGACAGCTGGCGGACCGTCAGCACGCCGGTGACGCTGCCGGCGGGTGACTCCGACGTCAGCCTCGCCTGCCCGGCGGACGGCGGCTGCGTCGCCAACGTCGACACCCTCGCAGTGACCGCGCAGGGCGCACCCCTGCTGGCGCCGCACGCCCCGCTCGGCGGCTACCGCCGCGCGCTCGACGGGTTCGACGGCGGTGCCTCGCACGGCAACCCGACGCTCACCCCGGGCCTGCTCTACCAGGACGGCTGGTCGCTGCTCGACGACACCGCGTCGGCGGTCTACGACCCGGCCAAGCGGGCGGTGACGCCGCGGGCACCCCACGCGGGCGGCTACCAGGACGGCTACGTCTTCGGCTACGGCCAGCAGTACGAGCAGGGCCTGCAGGACCTCGCGACCCTCACCGGTCCGTCGAAGCTGCTGCCCCGCTGGGCGTACGGCGTCTGGTTCTCGCAGTACCTCGACCGCACCGCGGCCGACTACCAGAAGCTCGTGCAGACGTTCCGCGACCAGGGCGTACCGCTGGACGTGCTCGTCATCGACACGGACTTCAAGGCGCTGAACGACTGGGACGGCTGGGAGATCGACAAGGCGAAGTTCCCCGACCCGCAGGCGTTCTTCGCCTGGGCGAAGTCGCAGGGGCTGAAGACCTCGCTCAACATCCACCCGAGCATCGCCTCGACCGACCCGCAGTTCCCGCAGGCGATGGCGACCGCGAAGGGCAAGCTCACCCAGCACACCAGCGGCTGCAACGGCGGTGCCTCCGTCTGCTACACCTTCGACTTCGGCGACCCGGACCAGCTGAAGGCCTTCATGCAGCTGCACGACCAGATGTCCCAGCAGGGCGCGGACTTCTGGTGGCTGGACTGGTGCTGCGACGCGAGCGAGAGCAACCTCGACGGCGTCACCGGCGACGCGTGGATCAACCAGCAGTACGCCGACTACACCACTCCGGACCTCGGCCGCGGCTTCGCCTTCTCGCGGGCCTTCGGCTCGCTGCAGGCGGGCGGCTACAGCAACCCGGTGCCGGTCCCGACCGGGCCGTGGGCCGACAAGCGCACGACCCTGCCGTTCACGGGTGACACCGCCTCCACGTGGGGCACCCTCGCGGCCGAGGTCGGCTTCACGTCCGGGGAGTCGGCGTCGACCGGCCTCTCCCCGATCAGCCACGACATCGGCGGCCACAACAGGGGTGAGCAGTACGGCATCCCCGGCTCGGACGTCGTCAACGGGCGGCGCACCACCAAGCTGCCCGACGACCTCTACGCCCGCTGGGTGCAGTTCGGCACCTTCCAGCCGATCGACCGGCTGCACAGCGACCACGGCGACCGGCTGCCCTGGCAGTACCCGGGTGCCGCGGGTGCGTCCGCGAGCAAGTTCCTGAACCTGCGCGAGGCGCTGGTGCCCTACACGTACACGCTGGCGCGGCAGGCCGAGGCGACCGGTGTCCCGGTCGTGCGGCCGACGTACCTCGAGTACCCGGGCGAGCAGGAGGCGTACGCGACGGCGGGTGGCGAGTACCTCTACGGCTCCGACGTCCTCGTCGCCCCGGTGACGACGCCGGGCACGACGGCGACCACGCACGTGTGGTTCCCGACGGGCAGCTCGTGGACGGACTGGTTCACCGGCAAGACCTACGCCGGCGGCACCAGCGCCGAGATCACCACCGGGCTCGACACGATGCCGGTGTTCGTCAAGGCCGGCGGGATCGTCACGACCCGTACGGCCGCGGTGACGAACGACGTGCAGAACCCGCTCACCGCCGTCACCCTCACGGTGGCGCCCGGTGCGCAGGGGACGACCACGCTGTTCGAGGACGACGGAACGACGACGGACCGCCGGCAGAGCGCGACGACGGAGATCCACTACGTCGAGAGCGCGCACAAGGGCACGCTGAAGGTCCGTGCTGCCAACGGGTCCTTCGCGGGACAGGTCGGGTCGCGCACGTGGACCGTGCGCTTCCTCGACGTGCCGCAGCCGCAGACCGTGACCATCGACGACGTGCCGGCTCCGGCCGGGTCGTGGAGCTGGGACGCGCAGACGCGCACGCTCAGTGTCACGGCACCCGCGCGGTCGACGAGCTCGGGGCTGGTGGTCGGCTACCGCTGA
- a CDS encoding 2'-5' RNA ligase family protein — translation MSTAGREPLVVTLELADPVQELLDGLRRRWFPADRLVVGAHLTLFHALPGELLAEVLDDLRETAPEVLPLEVTGPVSLGRGVAVGLRSQELAAWHRELQRRWTPWLTRQDAALLRAHVTVQNKVDPAVARATLDELRGMVLPETAEGSAVAVWHYLGGPWAPAARVPLGATR, via the coding sequence GTGAGCACCGCCGGGAGGGAGCCCCTCGTCGTCACCCTCGAGCTGGCCGACCCGGTCCAGGAGCTGCTGGACGGCCTGCGCCGCCGGTGGTTCCCGGCCGACCGCCTCGTCGTAGGCGCGCACCTCACGCTGTTCCACGCCCTGCCGGGCGAGCTGCTGGCGGAGGTGCTCGACGACCTGCGGGAGACCGCCCCGGAGGTGCTGCCGCTGGAGGTGACCGGGCCCGTCAGCCTCGGGCGCGGTGTCGCTGTCGGCCTCCGCAGCCAGGAGCTCGCTGCGTGGCACCGTGAGCTGCAGCGCCGGTGGACGCCGTGGCTCACCCGCCAGGACGCCGCTCTGCTGCGCGCGCACGTCACCGTGCAGAACAAGGTCGACCCGGCGGTCGCCCGCGCGACCTTGGACGAGCTGCGCGGCATGGTCCTGCCGGAGACGGCGGAGGGCAGCGCGGTCGCCGTGTGGCACTACCTCGGCGGCCCGTGGGCGCCGGCGGCACGGGTGCCGCTGGGCGCTACCAGGTGA
- a CDS encoding ABC transporter ATP-binding protein produces the protein MPRSAGPEFGSDALIVCDNLVRIYQTGSVEVQALQGLDLLVDAGEMVAIVGASGSGKSTLLSLLAGIDAPTAGRARVGDWDLMSMTRRQRVHYRRHTVGIVRQQTARNLVPYLTAEQMVDLPMTLAGVPRRERRTRAGELLEAVGVAHCLGRRPAQMSGGEQMRVAICVGMANRPQVLLADEPTGELDTGTSAEVFGALRTANEQLGVTVVIVTHDPDVSGQVARTVAIRAGRTSSEVLRRSTTGADGEHEVVAEEYAIMDRAGRVQVPKDYREALALTRRVRLALETDQVAIRPDVPA, from the coding sequence ATGCCCCGCTCTGCCGGGCCGGAGTTCGGCTCCGACGCGCTCATCGTGTGCGACAACCTCGTGCGCATCTACCAGACCGGCTCGGTCGAAGTGCAAGCTCTGCAGGGACTGGACCTGCTCGTCGACGCGGGCGAGATGGTCGCGATCGTCGGGGCGTCGGGCTCCGGGAAGTCGACGCTGCTCTCGCTGCTGGCGGGCATCGACGCGCCCACGGCGGGGCGCGCCCGCGTCGGCGACTGGGACCTCATGTCGATGACGCGCCGCCAGCGCGTCCACTACCGCCGGCACACCGTCGGGATCGTGCGGCAGCAGACGGCGCGCAACCTCGTCCCGTACCTCACCGCCGAGCAGATGGTCGACCTGCCGATGACGCTGGCCGGCGTACCGCGCCGCGAGCGGCGTACGCGCGCCGGAGAGCTGCTCGAGGCCGTCGGCGTCGCGCACTGCTTGGGACGCAGGCCCGCGCAGATGTCGGGCGGCGAGCAGATGCGCGTCGCGATCTGCGTCGGGATGGCCAACCGCCCGCAGGTGCTGCTGGCCGACGAGCCGACCGGGGAGCTCGACACGGGCACCTCGGCCGAGGTGTTCGGCGCGCTGCGGACCGCGAACGAGCAGCTCGGCGTGACCGTCGTCATCGTCACCCACGACCCGGACGTCAGCGGCCAGGTCGCCCGCACGGTCGCGATCCGGGCCGGGCGCACGAGCAGCGAGGTGTTGCGCCGCAGCACGACGGGGGCCGACGGCGAGCACGAGGTCGTCGCCGAGGAGTACGCGATCATGGACCGCGCCGGCCGCGTGCAGGTGCCGAAGGACTACCGCGAGGCGCTCGCGCTCACCCGCCGGGTGCGCCTGGCGCTGGAGACCGACCAGGTGGCGATCCGCCCGGACGTGCCGGCGTGA
- a CDS encoding YdeI/OmpD-associated family protein produces MDLPDLLVESREQWRAWLGEHGPTSRGVWVVTWKRQSGGPHVPYDDVVEEALAAGWIDSRPRIIDEHRSARLVTPRGPGSRWSRLNKQRVERLLEAGLMRPEGLAVVAAAQASGTWTALDDVEELLEPPDLVAALDAVPAAREHWQGFPRSARRAILEWVTSARTAPTRAARVEQTVASAARGERANQWRPRTRDE; encoded by the coding sequence GTGGACCTCCCCGACCTGCTCGTCGAGAGCAGGGAGCAGTGGCGTGCCTGGCTCGGCGAGCACGGCCCGACCAGCCGGGGCGTCTGGGTGGTCACGTGGAAGCGCCAGTCGGGCGGGCCGCACGTCCCCTACGACGACGTCGTGGAGGAGGCCCTCGCCGCGGGCTGGATCGACTCGCGGCCGCGGATCATCGACGAGCACCGCTCCGCGCGCCTCGTCACGCCGCGCGGGCCCGGGAGCCGGTGGTCGCGGCTGAACAAGCAGCGGGTCGAGCGGCTGCTGGAAGCGGGGCTGATGCGGCCCGAGGGCCTCGCCGTGGTGGCCGCCGCGCAGGCGTCGGGCACGTGGACCGCCCTCGACGACGTCGAGGAGCTGCTGGAGCCACCGGACCTGGTCGCGGCGCTGGACGCGGTGCCCGCAGCCCGGGAGCACTGGCAGGGCTTCCCCCGCTCCGCCCGCCGGGCGATCCTCGAGTGGGTCACCTCGGCGCGGACCGCCCCCACCCGGGCCGCCCGTGTCGAGCAGACCGTGGCCAGTGCGGCGCGCGGGGAGCGGGCCAACCAGTGGCGACCGAGGACCCGCGACGAGTGA
- a CDS encoding HNH endonuclease signature motif containing protein: MCSDAADAKVVEAFDSRQAYRADFAVTTASWLWHHTHVGEADARSRVRVARALRSLPLAADALAGGEVSWQHVRRIAPVVGYLADTLDELPRLEKTLVDFARENTPDDLTSLVQAAGEAAGVGESAAEREQRRLAQRSFTTTTALDGWRHVTGLLSPEVGDLLEQVLTGLSSPVPGMDGAPDDRTAAQRRHDALADAIGMVADLDTVPEVNGSRPRLTLIADVATIRSEDPAWAARSPLASLLTRSLGPATLELLTCDAVVTPLLTDGLGVPLAEGRAKRFVTSAQLKALKARDDGCIVPGCDRIRLEAHHVIPWSQGGLSDVSSYVLFCKRHHHIAHEDGWTVEPDPDRPGLYQLRPPDARPPIRARHTIDRDPGSTTPIW, encoded by the coding sequence CTGTGCTCGGACGCGGCGGACGCGAAGGTGGTGGAGGCGTTCGACTCGCGGCAGGCGTACCGGGCGGACTTCGCGGTGACGACCGCGTCGTGGCTGTGGCACCACACGCACGTGGGCGAAGCCGATGCCAGATCTCGGGTACGCGTCGCGCGAGCCCTGCGCTCCCTGCCGCTCGCCGCGGACGCACTGGCCGGAGGCGAGGTGTCATGGCAGCACGTCCGCCGCATCGCGCCCGTGGTCGGCTACCTCGCCGACACCCTGGACGAGCTGCCGCGCCTGGAGAAGACGCTCGTGGACTTCGCCCGCGAGAACACTCCGGACGACCTGACTAGCCTGGTGCAGGCCGCGGGGGAGGCGGCCGGTGTGGGGGAGTCGGCGGCGGAGCGGGAGCAGCGCCGCCTCGCCCAGCGCTCGTTCACGACGACAACCGCACTCGACGGGTGGCGGCACGTCACCGGCCTGCTCTCACCCGAGGTCGGGGACCTGCTCGAGCAGGTCCTCACCGGGCTCAGCTCGCCTGTGCCCGGCATGGACGGTGCGCCCGATGACCGGACGGCGGCGCAGCGCCGGCACGACGCGCTCGCCGACGCCATCGGCATGGTCGCCGACCTCGACACCGTCCCCGAGGTCAACGGCTCCCGCCCCCGGCTGACGCTGATCGCCGACGTGGCGACGATCCGGTCGGAGGACCCGGCGTGGGCCGCCCGCTCCCCGCTCGCGTCGCTGCTCACCCGGTCACTCGGCCCGGCCACTCTGGAGCTGCTCACCTGCGACGCGGTCGTCACCCCGCTGCTCACCGACGGGCTCGGCGTCCCCCTCGCCGAAGGCCGCGCCAAGCGGTTCGTGACCAGCGCTCAACTGAAAGCGCTCAAAGCGCGGGACGACGGGTGCATCGTCCCCGGCTGCGACCGCATCCGCCTTGAAGCCCACCACGTCATCCCCTGGTCGCAGGGCGGGCTCTCCGACGTGAGCAGCTACGTGCTGTTCTGCAAGCGACATCACCACATCGCCCACGAGGACGGCTGGACCGTCGAACCCGACCCCGACCGGCCCGGCCTCTACCAACTGAGACCACCCGACGCAAGACCACCGATCCGGGCCCGGCACACCATCGACCGCGACCCCGGCAGCACCACCCCCATCTGGTGA